The Herpetosiphonaceae bacterium genomic sequence GCGTCCCGTACGTCGCTAAGGGACTGATCGCGACTTGCCGCGAGTGTTGCCGCGTTGAGCCGATCGATCGCAACATCCCAGTCCTCGCCGGGCTGGAGCAGCGCCGGTGCCTTTTCGCCGCGTGCTGCCGCCTGGAGCAACTGAAGCATTCGCTGCTCCCACCACGTGATATGCGCCAGCAGATCCTTGACGGACCAGCCTTCATCGAGGGCGGGCTGAATCATCTGATCGTCGCTGAGCCTGGCTAGCATCGCTTCGAGGCGGGTATGCTCGGATCTGATCCGTGCCAGGAGATCGGCCCTGGCATTCGGCGCGTTCATGGTCTGCTCCTTTACCAACTGGCGAGAGATCGGCGGTTATCAGGCGACAAAGCCGGGATCTTCATAAGGTTGCCCGTACATGGTAGCACAAAGCGTCAGATCCGCCCATCCATTCCTGCCGATAGATTCGCCCGCCTCCACAGCCGACCCGCGACTCCGTCGCTGATCCGAGGAGTGAGATGCATGCTTGAACTGGTTGACTATCGTGAGATTATTCACTATGCTACGTTGAGGCACGAGCACCGAATTACGCGCCGTGACGAATCTTGTATCTATCTGACGATTAGCGTTATACTACACGCTGCTACACAGCGGCGGCGTCTCGCCTGGGAAAAAAGGTTTTGGTAAGGAACAACAACGGATATGCACGCAGTTCTCACGGGGCTGGCACCCGAATGGAGCATGTTGTCAAGCGGTCGGCGCGGCACGCGCGAAGATGTACGTACCGTCGGGGAGGCTAGATGAACAGCACCGCATTGGGCTGGCGCGGCGTCGTCAAAGATTATGTAACGCTCACCAAACCACGGATTATTTCGCTGCTGCTGCTGACGACACTGGTACCGATGCTGATCGCCTATCAGGGCCAGCAATCGACGCTGGCGTTTATCAACCTGATCGTCTGGACGCTGGTTGGCGGCGCGCTCGCGGCGGGCGGCGCCGGCGCGATCAACATGTACATGGATCGCGATGTCGACGCGATTATGTCACGCACGAAGCAGCGGCCCATTCCAAACGACCGGATGCAGGCGAGAAACGCGCTGCTGTTTGGCCTGGCGCTCAACGCGCTGGCGTTTCTCGTGCTCGCCCTGGCCGCGAATCTGCTCGCGGCGATCCTGGCGATATTCGGCACGGTCTACTATGTGCTGATCTACACTCGCTGGCTCAAACGGACCTCGCACCAGAACATCGTCATCGGCGGCGCTGCGGGCGCGATCCCGCCGCTGGTCGGCTGGGCCGCCGTGCGCGGCAGCGTGGACCTGGAGGCGCTGCTGCTCTTTGCGATCATCTTCTACTGGACACCGCCGCACTTCTGGGCGCTGGCGCTGCTGCGCAGGACGGAGTATGCCCGCGCTGGCATCCCGATGCTGCCTGTGGTGCGCGGCGAGGCCGAGACAAAATGGCAGATTCTGCTCTACACGCTGCTGATGATCGCGCTGACGCTCGTGCTCACGCCGCTGGGACTGGCCGGCCCGGTCTACCTTGTCTTCGCAGCGGTGCTCGGCGCGATCTTCCTGCGCGATGCGTACATCCTGTTCCGCGATCCCGGAACAGGCTCGGCCTGGAAGCTCTACAAATATTCGCTGCTGTACCTGGCCTTGCTCTTCGGCGCGATGGTCCTCGATCGCGTCGTGATGCAGTTGCTCTGAGCGGCTCGCGGCAACGAAGCGCCCCTGCCAGCGGCAGGGGCTT encodes the following:
- a CDS encoding heme o synthase, with product MNSTALGWRGVVKDYVTLTKPRIISLLLLTTLVPMLIAYQGQQSTLAFINLIVWTLVGGALAAGGAGAINMYMDRDVDAIMSRTKQRPIPNDRMQARNALLFGLALNALAFLVLALAANLLAAILAIFGTVYYVLIYTRWLKRTSHQNIVIGGAAGAIPPLVGWAAVRGSVDLEALLLFAIIFYWTPPHFWALALLRRTEYARAGIPMLPVVRGEAETKWQILLYTLLMIALTLVLTPLGLAGPVYLVFAAVLGAIFLRDAYILFRDPGTGSAWKLYKYSLLYLALLFGAMVLDRVVMQLL
- a CDS encoding DinB family protein, translating into MNAPNARADLLARIRSEHTRLEAMLARLSDDQMIQPALDEGWSVKDLLAHITWWEQRMLQLLQAAARGEKAPALLQPGEDWDVAIDRLNAATLAASRDQSLSDVRDA